The proteins below come from a single Drosophila suzukii chromosome X, CBGP_Dsuzu_IsoJpt1.0, whole genome shotgun sequence genomic window:
- the Lsd-2 gene encoding lipid storage droplets surface-binding protein 2 isoform X3 → MASAEQKHATAGNGTAGNGTVNEVEQPKDAKDLLPHLESLERIIKLPVVNAAWDKSQDVYGKVKGKNRVFEWALTAAEDCVTRAVTTAAPFVTKLDRPIAYVDQTLVKGIDKLEVKAPIIKDTPQEIYNQAKSKVIDVVQPHLERVVKFKAAGQQKAASLKDLAWQKANEVLATQYGSLAVNGVDTTTALAERLLEYYFPKCESDVEEDNDDKQNAVVQNGKSTENDIVVIGESYDQDHDQEIDDRFLVAASTVFLSMSLKIITEIVEYVRRNPEIIGIIDRELNKFMCQFPPARIQSYTQYRRLDGYPTRYPVASIEMSPDRSSRSRRATSTTI, encoded by the exons aTGGCCAGTGCAGAGCAGAAACACGCCACCGCCGGGAACGGAACGGCCGGCAATGGAACGGTGAACGAGGTGGAACAGCCCAAGGATGCCAAGGACCTGCTGCCGCACCTCGAGTCCCTCGAGAGGATCATCAAGCTGCCGGTGGTGAATGCCGCCTGGGACAAATCGCAGGATGTCTATGGCAAAGTAAAAG GCAAAAATCGTGTCTTTGAATGGGCTTTAACGGCGGCCGAGGATTGTGTGACGCGAGCGGTGACAACGGCGGCTCCATTCGTCACCAAACTGGACCGACCCATCGCCTATGTGGACCAAACCCTGGTCAAGGGCATCGACAAGCTGGAGGTTAAGGCCCCGATCATCAAGGACACACCGCAGGAGATCTACAACCAGGCCAAGAGCAAGGTGATCGACGTGGTGCAGCCGCACCTGGAGCGCGTGGTCAAGTTCAAGGCCGCCGGCCAGCAGAAGGCCGCCTCGCTGAAGGATCTCGCCTGGCAGAAGGCCAACGAGGTGCTGGCCACCCAGTACGGCAGCTTGGCGGTCAACGGAGTGGACACCACCACGGCGCTGGCCGAGCGCCTCTTGGAATACTATTTCCCTAAGTGCGAGTCCGATGTGGAGGAGGATAATG ATGATAAACAAAATGCCGTCGTGCAGAATGGCAAGAGTACTGAAAATGACA TTGTTGTTATTGGGGAGAGCTACGACCAGGATCACGATCAAGAGATTGATGATAGATTCTTAGTGGCCGCCTCGACGGTTTTTCTGTCCATGTCCCTGAAAATCATAACCGAAATTGTTGAGTACGTTAGAAGAAATCCAGAGATCATAGGCATTATCGATAGGGAACTCAACAAGTTTATG TGCCAGTTCCCGCCAGCGAGGATCCAGTCCTACACACAGTACAGACGGTTGGACGGCTATCCAACAAGATATCCCGTCGCGTCTATCGAAATGTCTCCCGACAGATCAAGCAGGTCCAGAAGGGCAACATCAACGACTATCTGA
- the Lsd-2 gene encoding lipid storage droplets surface-binding protein 2 isoform X4: MASAEQKHATAGNGTAGNGTVNEVEQPKDAKDLLPHLESLERIIKLPVVNAAWDKSQDVYGKVKGKNRVFEWALTAAEDCVTRAVTTAAPFVTKLDRPIAYVDQTLVKGIDKLEVKAPIIKDTPQEIYNQAKSKVIDVVQPHLERVVKFKAAGQQKAASLKDLAWQKANEVLATQYGSLAVNGVDTTTALAERLLEYYFPKCESDVEEDNVVVIGESYDQDHDQEIDDRFLVAASTVFLSMSLKIITEIVEYVRRNPEIIGIIDRELNKFMCQFPPARIQSYTQYRRLDGYPTRYPVASIEMSPDRSSRSRRATSTTI, encoded by the exons aTGGCCAGTGCAGAGCAGAAACACGCCACCGCCGGGAACGGAACGGCCGGCAATGGAACGGTGAACGAGGTGGAACAGCCCAAGGATGCCAAGGACCTGCTGCCGCACCTCGAGTCCCTCGAGAGGATCATCAAGCTGCCGGTGGTGAATGCCGCCTGGGACAAATCGCAGGATGTCTATGGCAAAGTAAAAG GCAAAAATCGTGTCTTTGAATGGGCTTTAACGGCGGCCGAGGATTGTGTGACGCGAGCGGTGACAACGGCGGCTCCATTCGTCACCAAACTGGACCGACCCATCGCCTATGTGGACCAAACCCTGGTCAAGGGCATCGACAAGCTGGAGGTTAAGGCCCCGATCATCAAGGACACACCGCAGGAGATCTACAACCAGGCCAAGAGCAAGGTGATCGACGTGGTGCAGCCGCACCTGGAGCGCGTGGTCAAGTTCAAGGCCGCCGGCCAGCAGAAGGCCGCCTCGCTGAAGGATCTCGCCTGGCAGAAGGCCAACGAGGTGCTGGCCACCCAGTACGGCAGCTTGGCGGTCAACGGAGTGGACACCACCACGGCGCTGGCCGAGCGCCTCTTGGAATACTATTTCCCTAAGTGCGAGTCCGATGTGGAGGAGGATAATG TTGTTGTTATTGGGGAGAGCTACGACCAGGATCACGATCAAGAGATTGATGATAGATTCTTAGTGGCCGCCTCGACGGTTTTTCTGTCCATGTCCCTGAAAATCATAACCGAAATTGTTGAGTACGTTAGAAGAAATCCAGAGATCATAGGCATTATCGATAGGGAACTCAACAAGTTTATG TGCCAGTTCCCGCCAGCGAGGATCCAGTCCTACACACAGTACAGACGGTTGGACGGCTATCCAACAAGATATCCCGTCGCGTCTATCGAAATGTCTCCCGACAGATCAAGCAGGTCCAGAAGGGCAACATCAACGACTATCTGA
- the Lsd-2 gene encoding lipid storage droplets surface-binding protein 2 isoform X1 — protein sequence MASAEQKHATAGNGTAGNGTVNEVEQPKDAKDLLPHLESLERIIKLPVVNAAWDKSQDVYGKVKGKNRVFEWALTAAEDCVTRAVTTAAPFVTKLDRPIAYVDQTLVKGIDKLEVKAPIIKDTPQEIYNQAKSKVIDVVQPHLERVVKFKAAGQQKAASLKDLAWQKANEVLATQYGSLAVNGVDTTTALAERLLEYYFPKCESDVEEDNDDKQNAVVQNGKSTENDMPVPASEDPVLHTVQTVGRLSNKISRRVYRNVSRQIKQVQKGNINDYLSSLIAALKLHQYINFINSSMGTNVEQSGSNTDTCSPFGTTTSSTTTSSSNTTSSNTAVVAKPQVAKSKPAAAAVVSSQ from the exons aTGGCCAGTGCAGAGCAGAAACACGCCACCGCCGGGAACGGAACGGCCGGCAATGGAACGGTGAACGAGGTGGAACAGCCCAAGGATGCCAAGGACCTGCTGCCGCACCTCGAGTCCCTCGAGAGGATCATCAAGCTGCCGGTGGTGAATGCCGCCTGGGACAAATCGCAGGATGTCTATGGCAAAGTAAAAG GCAAAAATCGTGTCTTTGAATGGGCTTTAACGGCGGCCGAGGATTGTGTGACGCGAGCGGTGACAACGGCGGCTCCATTCGTCACCAAACTGGACCGACCCATCGCCTATGTGGACCAAACCCTGGTCAAGGGCATCGACAAGCTGGAGGTTAAGGCCCCGATCATCAAGGACACACCGCAGGAGATCTACAACCAGGCCAAGAGCAAGGTGATCGACGTGGTGCAGCCGCACCTGGAGCGCGTGGTCAAGTTCAAGGCCGCCGGCCAGCAGAAGGCCGCCTCGCTGAAGGATCTCGCCTGGCAGAAGGCCAACGAGGTGCTGGCCACCCAGTACGGCAGCTTGGCGGTCAACGGAGTGGACACCACCACGGCGCTGGCCGAGCGCCTCTTGGAATACTATTTCCCTAAGTGCGAGTCCGATGTGGAGGAGGATAATG ATGATAAACAAAATGCCGTCGTGCAGAATGGCAAGAGTACTGAAAATGACA TGCCAGTTCCCGCCAGCGAGGATCCAGTCCTACACACAGTACAGACGGTTGGACGGCTATCCAACAAGATATCCCGTCGCGTCTATCGAAATGTCTCCCGACAGATCAAGCAGGTCCAGAAGGGCAACATCAACGACTATCTGAGCTCCCTGATAGCCGCCCTAAAGTTGCACCAGTACATTAACTTTATCAACTCGTCGATGGGCACGAATGTGGAGCAGTCGGGCAGCAACACCGACACCTGTTCGCCATTTGGAACCACCACCTCGAGCACCACCACGtccagcagcaacaccaccaGCTCCAACACGGCGGTTGTGGCCAAGCCCCAAGTGGCCAAGAGCAAaccggcggcggcggcggtggtgTCGTCTCAGTAG
- the Lsd-2 gene encoding lipid storage droplets surface-binding protein 2 isoform X2 produces the protein MASAEQKHATAGNGTAGNGTVNEVEQPKDAKDLLPHLESLERIIKLPVVNAAWDKSQDVYGKVKGKNRVFEWALTAAEDCVTRAVTTAAPFVTKLDRPIAYVDQTLVKGIDKLEVKAPIIKDTPQEIYNQAKSKVIDVVQPHLERVVKFKAAGQQKAASLKDLAWQKANEVLATQYGSLAVNGVDTTTALAERLLEYYFPKCESDVEEDNVPVPASEDPVLHTVQTVGRLSNKISRRVYRNVSRQIKQVQKGNINDYLSSLIAALKLHQYINFINSSMGTNVEQSGSNTDTCSPFGTTTSSTTTSSSNTTSSNTAVVAKPQVAKSKPAAAAVVSSQ, from the exons aTGGCCAGTGCAGAGCAGAAACACGCCACCGCCGGGAACGGAACGGCCGGCAATGGAACGGTGAACGAGGTGGAACAGCCCAAGGATGCCAAGGACCTGCTGCCGCACCTCGAGTCCCTCGAGAGGATCATCAAGCTGCCGGTGGTGAATGCCGCCTGGGACAAATCGCAGGATGTCTATGGCAAAGTAAAAG GCAAAAATCGTGTCTTTGAATGGGCTTTAACGGCGGCCGAGGATTGTGTGACGCGAGCGGTGACAACGGCGGCTCCATTCGTCACCAAACTGGACCGACCCATCGCCTATGTGGACCAAACCCTGGTCAAGGGCATCGACAAGCTGGAGGTTAAGGCCCCGATCATCAAGGACACACCGCAGGAGATCTACAACCAGGCCAAGAGCAAGGTGATCGACGTGGTGCAGCCGCACCTGGAGCGCGTGGTCAAGTTCAAGGCCGCCGGCCAGCAGAAGGCCGCCTCGCTGAAGGATCTCGCCTGGCAGAAGGCCAACGAGGTGCTGGCCACCCAGTACGGCAGCTTGGCGGTCAACGGAGTGGACACCACCACGGCGCTGGCCGAGCGCCTCTTGGAATACTATTTCCCTAAGTGCGAGTCCGATGTGGAGGAGGATAATG TGCCAGTTCCCGCCAGCGAGGATCCAGTCCTACACACAGTACAGACGGTTGGACGGCTATCCAACAAGATATCCCGTCGCGTCTATCGAAATGTCTCCCGACAGATCAAGCAGGTCCAGAAGGGCAACATCAACGACTATCTGAGCTCCCTGATAGCCGCCCTAAAGTTGCACCAGTACATTAACTTTATCAACTCGTCGATGGGCACGAATGTGGAGCAGTCGGGCAGCAACACCGACACCTGTTCGCCATTTGGAACCACCACCTCGAGCACCACCACGtccagcagcaacaccaccaGCTCCAACACGGCGGTTGTGGCCAAGCCCCAAGTGGCCAAGAGCAAaccggcggcggcggcggtggtgTCGTCTCAGTAG
- the dob gene encoding LOW QUALITY PROTEIN: patatin-like phospholipase domain-containing protein 4 (The sequence of the model RefSeq protein was modified relative to this genomic sequence to represent the inferred CDS: inserted 2 bases in 1 codon) has translation MKIRTRRSLSFAGCGFLGIYHVGVAVCLRQHAPQLLLERIAGASAGALAACCLICDLPMECMAGNFLRVVQETRRHSLGAFSPWFNLPECLLEGMHRRLPEDAHRRVSGRLHISLTRVSDRSNVVMSEFSSREELLQALMCSCFIPGLSGLVPPQVRGVRYMDGAFSNNLPLLDEHTVTVSPFCGESDICPRDQNPHLLQLNINWANTCIRLSRRNLRRMVRILLPGRADFMANFCQQGYDDAMHFLQRNSLLKEGLRVKEKAMIVWIHQQEEREKLRAEKARQLQKNHLNLKVIKDQDQHDKKPQDQVDKKPRNRRQKPQRRAKKNQQEKQKKNVRNQEQGLPKEVHNRTQENHQKEKPHPAPHEEHHHQDHYASSLISSTWSLLRRVMTAPPLARHMVQMIARRLSQSLTLCEQPHFDLALMQTPSSSXPSARSTYCPPSTPLGDSDSEKVKAKRMYEASQVEVGDQVAEEEACSGDH, from the exons ATGAAGATCCGCACCAGGAGAAGCCTCTCCTTCGCCGGCTGCGGTTTCCTGGGAATCTACCATGTCGGCGTGGCCGTCTGCCTGCGCCAGCACGCCCCCCAACTGCTGCTGGAGAGGATTGCTGGCGCATCCGCCGGAGCTCTGGCCGCCTGCTGCCTGATCTGCGACCTGCCCATGGAATGCATGGCCGGGAACTTCCTGCGTGTTGTCCAGGAGACGCGTCGCCACTCGCTGGGCGCCTTCAGTCCGTGGTTCAATCTGCCGGAGTGCCTCCTCGAGGGGATGCACCGCCGCCTGCCGGAGGATGCCCATCGGCGGGTCAGCGGACGACTCCACATCTCGCTCACCCGCGTCAGCGATCGCAGCAATGTGGTCATGTCGGAGTTCAGCTCCCGAGAGGAGCTCCTCCAGGCCCTCATGTGCTCCTGCTTCATTCCCGGACTCTCCGGCCTGGTGCCTCCGCAG GTGAGAGGAGTTCGCTACATGGACGGTGCCTTTTCCAACAATCTGCCCTTGCTGGACGAGCACACGGTGACCGTGAGTCCCTTCTGCGGGGAGAGTGATATATGCCCACGGGACCAGAATCCCCATCTGCTGCAGCTGAATATCAACTGGGCGAATACGTGCATCCGGTTGTCCAGGCGGAATTTGCGGCGCATGGTGCGTATCCTGTTGCCGGGAAGAGCGGACTTCATGGCCAACTTCTGTCAGCAGGGATACGACGATGCGATGCACTTCCTGCAACGGAATAGCCTGCTCAAGGAGGGATTGAGGGTCAAGGAAAAGGCCATGATCGTTTGGATCCATCAGCAGGAGGAGAGGGAAAAATTGCGAGCGGAGAAAGCAAGGCAGCTACAGAAGAACCACTTGAATCTGAAAGTTATAAAGGATCAGGATCAGCATGACAAGAAGCCTCAAGATCAGGTGGATAAGAAACCTAGGAATCGAAGGCAAAAGCCCCAAAGGCGAGCCAAGAAAAATCAGCAGGAGAAGCAGAAAAAGAATGTTCGAAATCAGGAGCAGGGCCTTCCAAAAGAGGTTCACAACAGAACTCAGGAGAATCATCAAAAGGAAAAGCCACATCCGGCGCCTCACGAGGAGCATCATCACCAGGATCACTATGCCAGCTCGCTCATTAGCTCCACCTGGTCACTCCTCCGTCGCGTGATGACCGCTCCGCCGCTGGCCAGGCACATGGTCCAAATGATCGCCCGACGCCTCAGCCAGAGTCTCACGCTCTGCGAGCAGCCGCACTTTGATCTCGCTCTGATGCAGACaccctcctcctc tccatcTGCTCGGAGCACCTACTGCCCCCCATCGACGCCACTGGGTGATAGCGATAGCGAAAAAGTCAAGGCCAAACGAATGTACGAGGCCAGCCAAGTGGAAGTGGGAGATCAGGTGGCTGAGGAAGAGGCATGCAGCGGCGACCATTAG
- the opm gene encoding transmembrane emp24 domain-containing protein 5: protein MQAIWRGMPGLVVLLLAGLLLGLQDAEAYDKEMTVYVDAGKTECLYHSVRQGETIDFEYQVIDGGHGDLDISFTLLDPIGLVIVSDFKKPENVHRHEGAKEGDYRFCFDNSFSMFNRKTVFFELIVEREGEELQGDTQWNEVDELTGLSRDEYYDMKVQDIMDFIGRIRLQLNKVRQLQDVLRSHEARDRNLAESNFQKVNHWSMLQISAMIGVGLIQVFMLRSIFATGGRMHDLWRKLGI from the exons ATGCAAGCG ATCTGGCGAGGAATGCCAGGGCTCGTGGTCCTGCTCCTCGCAGGACTTCTGCTGGGCCTCCAGGATGCGGAGGCCTACGACAAGGAGATGACCGTCTATGTGGACGCCGGCAAAACGGAGTGTTTGTACCATTCGGTGCGCCAAGGCGAGACCATTGACTTTGAGTACCAGGTGATCGATGGCGGACACGGCGATCTGGACATCAGTTTCACCCTGCTGGATCCCATTGGCCTGGTGATAGTCAGCGATTTCAAGAAGCCGGAGAATGTCCATCGTCACGAGGGGGCCAAGGAGGGCGACTATCGGTTTTGCTTTGACAACAGCTTTAGTATGTTCAACCGGAAGACGGTGTTCTTCGAGCTCATTGTGGAGCGGGAGGGCGAGGAGCTCCAGGGTGACACCCAGTGGAATGAGGTGGACGAGCTCACGGGACTCTCCCGCGACGAGTACTACGACATGAAGGTGCAGGACATCATGGACTTCATTGGACGCATTCGTCTGCAGCTCAACAAGGTCCGCCAGCTGCAGGATGTACTGCGTTCGCACGAGGCACGCGACCGCAATCTGGCCGAGTCCAATTTCCAGAAGGTCAACCATTGGTCCATGCTGCAGATCAGCGCCATGATCGGTGTGGGTCTCATTCAGGTCTTTATGCTGCGCAGCATCTTCGCCACCGGCGGACGGATGCACGATCTGTGGCGCAAACTGGGCATTTGA
- the ND-B18 gene encoding NADH dehydrogenase [ubiquinone] 1 beta subcomplex subunit 7, whose amino-acid sequence MGNALQHYLKPDVMPGPDVVTTFDPMLGFKSRKERVMIATQEEMESAKLPLDARDYCAHLAIAYQACRTDTFPFVYKCAHQKHEYLTCEYEDYVLRMKEFERERRLLERQKRLNKAA is encoded by the coding sequence ATGGGCAACGCGCTGCAGCACTACCTGAAACCGGACGTGATGCCCGGCCCGGATGTGGTGACCACCTTTGACCCAATGCTGGGCTTCAAGTCGCGCAAGGAGCGTGTGATGATCGCCACCCAGGAGGAGATGGAGTCCGCCAAGCTGCCGCTGGACGCCCGCGACTATTGCGCCCATCTGGCCATCGCCTACCAGGCCTGCCGCACGGACACCTTCCCGTTTGTGTACAAGTGCGCCCACCAGAAGCACGAGTACCTCACCTGCGAGTATGAGGACTACGTCCTCCGCATGAAGGAGTTCGAGCGGGAGCGCCGGCTGCTGGAACGCCAGAAGCGCCTCAACAAGGCCGCCTAG